From a region of the Campylobacter showae genome:
- a CDS encoding arylesterase — protein sequence MRKFFAILLIALIALSIAACGGKGKERPLPAGSVVVALGDSITQGVGASEQSAWPALLARLSGWQVLNAGVSSDTSAQALARLPVLLQEHKPALVIVSIGGNDFLRRQPASATRANIAAILRTAKESGSRVVLIGVPKLTSGAALGIFSDHELYEELAKEHGVPLLSDAWGDVMKQSRLMSDQIHPNATGYAEFTASLEKFLRKQGFLR from the coding sequence ATGAGAAAATTTTTCGCGATACTGCTTATCGCTCTCATTGCGCTATCTATCGCGGCTTGTGGTGGCAAGGGTAAAGAACGCCCGCTACCGGCTGGTAGCGTCGTGGTGGCCCTGGGCGACTCGATCACGCAGGGAGTGGGCGCTAGCGAGCAGAGCGCGTGGCCGGCGCTTTTGGCGCGCTTGAGCGGCTGGCAAGTGCTAAATGCGGGAGTTTCGAGCGATACTAGCGCGCAGGCTTTGGCGCGCTTGCCAGTGCTTTTGCAAGAACATAAGCCAGCACTCGTGATAGTTAGCATAGGTGGCAACGACTTTTTGCGCAGGCAACCCGCTAGCGCGACGAGAGCCAATATCGCCGCCATCTTGCGCACGGCAAAAGAAAGCGGCAGCCGCGTGGTGCTCATCGGCGTTCCCAAGCTAACTTCGGGTGCGGCTCTGGGGATATTTAGCGATCACGAGCTATATGAGGAGCTAGCCAAGGAGCACGGCGTACCTTTGCTATCTGACGCTTGGGGCGACGTGATGAAACAAAGCCGCCTGATGTCCGATCAGATCCACCCAAACGCTACGGGCTACGCCGAATTTACCGCGAGTCTAGAAAAATTTCTACGCAAGCAGGGATTTTTACGCTGA
- a CDS encoding pyrimidine dimer DNA glycosylase/endonuclease V, producing the protein MRLWTINFKYLDAKGLVALWREALLAKNVLAGLTKGYKNHPQLDRFYAHENAREAINAYLAEVYAQACARGYKFDAAKVGEFDERNLAKISVTRGQIEYEFAFLQEKLKSRDIKAYERNLSVKNIEIASIFKEVEGEIEPWEKVKI; encoded by the coding sequence ATGAGGCTTTGGACGATAAACTTTAAATATCTCGATGCAAAGGGGCTCGTGGCGCTTTGGCGAGAGGCGCTGCTGGCTAAAAACGTGCTGGCTGGACTAACTAAGGGCTACAAAAATCACCCGCAGCTTGACCGCTTTTACGCGCATGAAAACGCGCGTGAGGCGATAAATGCGTATCTGGCGGAGGTTTATGCGCAGGCCTGCGCTCGCGGCTATAAATTTGACGCGGCAAAAGTAGGCGAATTTGACGAGCGAAATTTGGCTAAAATCAGCGTCACTCGCGGACAGATAGAGTATGAATTCGCCTTTTTACAAGAGAAGCTAAAGTCGCGCGACATCAAGGCTTACGAGCGAAATTTGAGCGTAAAAAATATAGAAATCGCGAGCATTTTTAAAGAGGTCGAGGGCGAAATCGAGCCGTGGGAGAAGGTGAAAATTTAG
- a CDS encoding YcxB family protein encodes MSNLKAEFELKPSAEYKAMTREVGKIVYKGDKFMRNIHICDFTASALGMFFITLLCVKFYFRELSDLLRDYGFSGVENLAYLSWMAAFFTLLYATGLRPWLLTRALINKANYGEFGPKSVILEDGFFVQKSKFGEGRYFYNVISDARYVGSFVVVIIANSMFCAVPREAFADDGAEFLSEIKKRAGLDA; translated from the coding sequence ATGTCAAATTTGAAAGCCGAATTTGAGCTAAAGCCTAGCGCCGAGTATAAAGCTATGACGCGCGAGGTGGGAAAGATCGTTTATAAAGGCGATAAATTTATGCGAAACATACATATATGCGACTTTACGGCGTCGGCTCTTGGCATGTTTTTTATCACGCTTTTGTGCGTCAAATTTTACTTCAGGGAGCTTAGCGACTTGCTTAGGGATTACGGTTTTAGCGGCGTGGAAAATCTAGCCTACCTATCGTGGATGGCCGCGTTTTTTACTCTGCTTTACGCTACTGGGCTGCGGCCTTGGCTGCTTACTCGCGCGCTGATAAATAAAGCAAACTACGGCGAATTCGGACCAAAAAGCGTGATCTTAGAGGATGGGTTTTTCGTGCAAAAAAGCAAATTCGGCGAGGGCAGATATTTTTATAACGTCATCAGCGACGCCCGCTATGTCGGTAGTTTCGTCGTCGTTATCATCGCAAACTCCATGTTTTGCGCCGTGCCGCGAGAGGCTTTCGCAGACGACGGAGCGGAGTTTTTAAGCGAGATAAAAAAGCGCGCGGGACTAGACGCGTAA
- a CDS encoding DJ-1/PfpI family protein — translation MKAVNVLLFERFTTMDALGPAEALSRALDDGRKCYEIEYFSATGGLVGSSTNAKIWTRKLSEIAKFDVLLVPGGFAARELAHEGEFIAALGELARRHEYVITVCTGSCLLAKTGLLDDIEATSNKLSWQWAILEAPSVRWVRAARWCVSGKFYTSSGVSAGIDEALGFIADMHGRDEAQRIARTMEYVYNSDKNAELF, via the coding sequence ATGAAGGCTGTGAATGTTTTGCTGTTTGAGAGATTTACTACTATGGACGCGCTGGGGCCGGCCGAGGCGCTATCTCGGGCGCTGGATGACGGGCGAAAGTGCTATGAGATAGAGTATTTCTCGGCTACTGGCGGGCTCGTGGGCAGCAGTACGAATGCTAAAATTTGGACGCGAAAGCTAAGCGAGATCGCCAAATTTGACGTTTTGCTCGTGCCGGGCGGTTTTGCGGCTAGAGAGCTTGCGCATGAGGGCGAGTTTATCGCGGCTCTGGGCGAGCTAGCGCGCAGACACGAGTACGTGATCACGGTATGCACGGGCTCGTGTCTGCTAGCTAAAACAGGGCTTTTGGACGACATAGAAGCTACGAGTAATAAACTATCATGGCAGTGGGCGATCTTGGAGGCTCCTAGCGTGCGCTGGGTGCGTGCAGCCAGGTGGTGCGTTAGCGGGAAATTTTACACTAGCTCGGGCGTGAGTGCGGGTATCGACGAGGCTCTGGGTTTTATCGCCGACATGCACGGACGGGACGAAGCACAGAGGATCGCTCGGACGATGGAGTATGTCTACAATAGCGACAAAAACGCGGAGTTGTTTTAA
- the polA gene encoding DNA polymerase I gives MSQKTLTIIDTFGFFFRLYYAMSGLKNREGKPSGMVSGFASFIMSLRQEFASDYIIFALDSKGKTLRHEILGDYKANRSEPPAALKEQLPVCIEMIEKMGLAAVSREGYEADDIIASVVKECKQRDIFVRIVTHDKDLYQLIEDGKVSIYSPQSKIDHDSASCVEKYGVPPSCIRDFLAIAGDSSDNIPGVKGIGAVGAKKLLNEFGNLENIYENLPLVRNERIRGMLAEGRESAFLSKRLTSLFDDVPDVLDLKRAEFPEQNPLVKVADTLREYDLNRLLKALQNSQDAGENAEFKLGFNARLLTDESEIERLLANIDADTLVAFDTETTDVDTQNARLVGFSFCFNDEEAYYVPVSHEYLGVPKQVSEKFAAWAIGQIYKGCVIGQNLKYDFKVVKRNLGLEPPVNFKDTMILAWLMDPGSSVGMDALAKRLYDYDTIKFEDVVKRGETFASVALENAAKYAAEDAWITLKFYKSFLNLLDPELLALADTHEFAFILTLFDMEREGIAINQGKMQNLILRNDAKIKALTAEIYELTGENFNINSVKQLGSVLFEHLKLPVKKKTKTGYSTDEAVLAELIDEHPVIEKLLEYRELYKLQSTYCEPLLNLAKKDADSRIYTNFIQTGTSTGRLSSKNPNLQNIPARGALAKDVRGCFEAKSGFSFVGLDYSQIELRLLAHFSRDEALLRAFANDEDIHARTAINIFGSAEGQNRAVAKSINFGLIYGMGSSKLANQVSITRAEAKEYIERYFKAFPTIKGFLEGIKTAAKNEGFVRTLLGRKRLFDFTTATPMQTAMYEREAVNTIFQGSAADIIKMAMVKIRPLLSSRAKMLLQIHDELIFEVEDGYAEEFGAAAQKIMQEIYKLNVPLKTSLNVAKDWGELK, from the coding sequence ATGAGCCAAAAAACGCTAACGATCATCGACACTTTCGGATTTTTTTTCAGACTTTACTACGCGATGAGCGGACTAAAAAACCGCGAGGGCAAGCCAAGCGGCATGGTGAGCGGCTTTGCTAGCTTTATCATGAGTCTGCGCCAGGAGTTTGCCAGCGACTATATCATCTTCGCGCTAGATAGCAAGGGCAAAACGCTGCGCCACGAGATCCTGGGGGACTACAAAGCCAACCGCTCCGAGCCGCCCGCCGCGCTAAAAGAGCAGCTGCCCGTGTGTATCGAGATGATAGAAAAAATGGGTCTAGCCGCCGTGAGCCGCGAAGGCTACGAGGCCGACGACATAATCGCTAGCGTCGTAAAGGAGTGCAAGCAGCGGGATATATTCGTACGTATCGTGACGCATGATAAGGACCTCTACCAGCTCATCGAGGACGGCAAAGTAAGCATCTATAGTCCCCAAAGCAAGATCGACCACGATAGCGCGAGCTGCGTCGAAAAATACGGCGTTCCGCCAAGCTGCATACGCGATTTTCTTGCGATCGCGGGCGATAGCTCGGATAATATCCCGGGCGTCAAAGGTATCGGCGCGGTGGGTGCCAAAAAGCTTTTAAATGAATTTGGCAATCTAGAAAACATCTACGAAAACCTGCCGCTAGTGCGAAACGAACGTATCCGCGGTATGCTGGCAGAAGGTCGAGAGAGCGCGTTTTTGAGCAAGCGCCTAACCTCGCTCTTTGACGACGTGCCTGACGTGCTCGATCTAAAAAGAGCGGAATTCCCCGAGCAAAATCCGCTCGTAAAGGTCGCCGACACTCTGCGAGAATACGATCTAAACCGTCTTTTAAAAGCGCTGCAAAACAGCCAAGACGCGGGCGAAAACGCGGAATTTAAGCTCGGCTTTAACGCGCGGCTTCTAACGGACGAGAGCGAAATCGAGCGACTGCTGGCAAATATAGACGCGGACACGCTAGTGGCCTTTGACACCGAGACCACGGACGTCGATACGCAAAACGCCCGCCTGGTCGGCTTTAGCTTTTGTTTTAACGACGAGGAGGCCTACTACGTGCCCGTGTCGCACGAGTATCTGGGCGTGCCAAAGCAGGTGAGTGAGAAATTTGCCGCCTGGGCGATAGGGCAAATTTACAAAGGCTGCGTGATAGGGCAAAATTTAAAGTATGATTTTAAGGTCGTAAAGCGAAATCTAGGACTCGAGCCGCCCGTAAATTTTAAGGACACGATGATACTGGCGTGGCTCATGGATCCGGGTTCAAGCGTCGGTATGGACGCGCTAGCTAAGCGCCTCTACGACTACGACACGATCAAATTTGAAGATGTGGTAAAGCGTGGCGAGACCTTTGCGTCCGTGGCGCTGGAAAACGCGGCAAAATACGCTGCCGAGGACGCGTGGATAACGCTGAAATTTTACAAAAGCTTTTTAAATTTGCTTGATCCGGAGCTGCTCGCGCTCGCCGATACGCACGAGTTTGCGTTCATCCTCACGCTATTTGATATGGAGCGCGAGGGCATCGCGATAAATCAGGGGAAAATGCAAAATTTGATCCTGCGAAACGACGCTAAAATCAAGGCCTTAACAGCTGAAATTTACGAGCTAACGGGCGAAAATTTTAATATAAACTCCGTTAAGCAGCTAGGCTCGGTGCTGTTTGAACACCTAAAACTACCCGTAAAGAAAAAGACCAAAACGGGCTACAGCACCGACGAGGCCGTACTAGCCGAGCTGATCGACGAGCATCCCGTCATCGAAAAACTACTCGAGTACCGCGAGCTATATAAGCTGCAAAGCACCTACTGCGAACCGCTGCTAAATTTGGCTAAAAAAGACGCCGACAGCAGGATATACACGAACTTTATCCAGACGGGAACTAGCACCGGCAGGCTCTCGTCTAAAAACCCGAACCTGCAAAATATCCCGGCTCGCGGTGCGCTGGCAAAGGACGTGCGAGGCTGCTTTGAGGCCAAAAGCGGCTTTAGTTTCGTAGGCCTTGACTACTCGCAGATCGAGCTGCGACTGCTCGCGCACTTTAGCCGCGACGAGGCGCTTTTGCGGGCGTTTGCGAACGACGAGGACATCCACGCGCGCACGGCGATTAATATATTCGGCAGTGCCGAGGGGCAAAACCGCGCGGTAGCCAAGAGCATAAATTTCGGCCTCATCTACGGCATGGGCTCGAGCAAGCTGGCAAATCAAGTAAGCATAACGCGCGCCGAGGCAAAGGAGTATATCGAGCGCTATTTTAAGGCGTTTCCGACAATAAAGGGCTTTTTGGAGGGGATAAAAACGGCCGCGAAAAACGAGGGCTTCGTGCGCACGCTGCTGGGTAGAAAGCGGTTGTTTGACTTTACTACAGCGACGCCGATGCAAACGGCGATGTACGAGCGCGAGGCGGTAAATACGATATTTCAGGGCTCGGCTGCCGATATCATCAAGATGGCGATGGTAAAAATCCGTCCGCTTTTAAGCTCGCGCGCGAAAATGCTTTTGCAGATACACGACGAGCTGATTTTCGAGGTCGAGGACGGCTACGCTGAGGAGTTTGGCGCAGCGGCGCAAAAGATAATGCAAGAAATTTATAAACTAAACGTGCCGCTAAAAACGAGCCTAAACGTGGCGAAGGATTGGGGTGAGTTGAAGTAA
- a CDS encoding formate--tetrahydrofolate ligase, translating to MLSDREIEASAKPQNIVKIGAKLGLGEEALDTFGKLKAKIEPRLGSATGANLILVTATNPTPYGEGKTTVTVGLSDGLARIGKRVCAALREPSLGPVFGIKGGATGGGYSQVTPSEDINLHFNGDFHAITSANNLIAAMLDNHIHHGNALNIDPARVVFKRCMDMNDRSLREIEIGLEKSNKFTRKDGFVITAASEIMAILCLATDLKNLKERVENIVVAYDKDCGLVRAKSLNCADAVCVLLKEAIKPNLVQTLEGTPVLIHGGPFANIAHGCNSVIATKTALNLADYVVTEAGFGAELGAQKFLDIKCRTAGLAPKCVVLVSTIRSLKYNGGCDKDGISQPNLYALKLGGENLKAHIENLKNFNQNVIVALNKFAADSDEEIAHVRALCEESGAGFSLCEGFLKGSAGTEDLAKKVAQICEKPAREINFTYDANDSVKTKIEKIATKIYGAKDVVFSPRAQADLAEISRLGFESMPVCVAKTQYSFSSDAKLLGRPKGFSFEVSALEIRGGAGFIVAVSGSTMLMPGLPKVPAAEQMKAE from the coding sequence ATGCTAAGCGACAGAGAAATAGAAGCGAGCGCAAAGCCGCAAAATATCGTAAAAATCGGTGCAAAACTGGGGCTAGGCGAGGAGGCGCTAGATACCTTCGGCAAGCTAAAAGCCAAGATCGAACCGCGACTAGGCAGTGCGACGGGCGCAAACCTCATCCTAGTTACCGCGACTAACCCGACGCCCTACGGAGAGGGCAAAACGACCGTAACCGTGGGACTATCTGACGGCTTAGCGCGTATCGGCAAACGCGTGTGCGCTGCGCTTAGAGAGCCGAGCCTGGGGCCTGTTTTTGGTATAAAAGGCGGAGCGACTGGCGGAGGCTACTCGCAGGTGACGCCTAGCGAGGATATCAACCTGCACTTTAACGGCGACTTTCACGCTATCACCTCGGCAAACAACCTCATCGCGGCGATGCTAGATAACCACATCCACCACGGCAACGCCCTAAATATCGACCCTGCGCGCGTCGTTTTCAAACGCTGCATGGATATGAACGATCGCTCGCTAAGAGAGATCGAAATCGGCCTTGAAAAGAGCAATAAATTTACCCGCAAGGACGGCTTCGTAATCACCGCCGCTAGCGAAATAATGGCAATCCTATGCCTCGCAACCGATCTAAAAAATCTAAAAGAGCGCGTCGAGAACATCGTCGTCGCCTACGATAAAGACTGCGGCCTCGTGCGCGCAAAATCCCTAAACTGCGCCGACGCCGTCTGCGTCCTGCTAAAAGAGGCGATAAAACCAAACCTCGTGCAAACGCTAGAAGGCACGCCAGTACTCATCCACGGCGGACCGTTTGCAAACATCGCGCACGGCTGCAACAGCGTGATCGCGACTAAAACGGCGCTAAATTTAGCCGACTACGTCGTGACCGAGGCGGGTTTCGGCGCTGAGCTAGGAGCGCAAAAGTTCCTCGATATCAAGTGCCGCACCGCAGGACTTGCGCCAAAGTGCGTCGTACTAGTAAGCACCATCCGCTCGCTAAAATATAACGGCGGATGCGATAAGGACGGCATCTCGCAGCCAAATTTATACGCGCTAAAACTAGGCGGCGAAAACCTAAAAGCCCACATAGAAAATCTAAAAAATTTCAATCAAAACGTCATCGTCGCGCTAAATAAATTTGCCGCGGACTCGGACGAGGAGATCGCCCACGTGCGCGCTCTTTGCGAGGAGTCGGGGGCTGGGTTTAGCCTGTGCGAAGGCTTTTTAAAAGGAAGCGCCGGCACGGAAGATCTAGCTAAAAAAGTCGCACAAATCTGCGAAAAGCCGGCTCGCGAGATAAACTTCACCTACGATGCAAACGACTCCGTAAAAACCAAGATCGAAAAGATCGCGACTAAAATTTACGGCGCCAAAGATGTCGTATTTAGCCCGCGCGCGCAGGCTGATCTAGCCGAGATTTCACGTCTAGGCTTTGAAAGTATGCCCGTTTGCGTCGCAAAGACGCAGTATAGCTTTAGCTCGGACGCCAAACTACTAGGACGACCGAAGGGCTTTAGCTTCGAGGTTAGCGCGCTTGAGATCCGCGGCGGAGCCGGCTTTATCGTGGCGGTCAGCGGATCAACTATGCTGATGCCGGGACTGCCTAAGGTGCCTGCCGCCGAGCAGATGAAAGCGGAGTAA
- a CDS encoding molybdopterin-dependent oxidoreductase has translation MKRRDFLKLGALAAASAQAKQFNAAAQAIFDEQMGLCANKFGAFYVQTIGGRVVGTEPFEGDAMPTVLNNALSDHIQNETRVKYPYVRKSFLASPADPKPQLRGKEPFVRVSWDKAIKLSAKILKENFDKYGSEAIYGQLYQWGSLGKVGHSQRTAKRMLNALGGYVSELGGYSYGAATAFLPHVTGSIDPTHNPTRWEGVVKEAKTIVFWGTNPVVSNKIAIGVPMHNSYAYYDIMKDKFKKGEMKIYSVDVYRNETAEYFGADYLAVRPCTDTAMLIGLCEYLYENGLYDKEFIERYTVGFDKFKEYFTGAKDGVKKDLKWASKICGVSEKELKELAGTLAKKDTLIVTGYAIQRQHHGEMAYWALIALAAMLGDIGKTGRGYVMNDQMHKNADISFIAPKLQAFNPAVNEKYIAPQGKLAKAKYHEIPNSRLIDAIMEPGKEIERNGKKYVMPHIRVMFNANGSTFTRHPDTNRAVEAMRKIEAIITTEPFWTSTARLSDIVLPSALECERTDIEFANSTSEYLFAIKPLVKPAGESKSDFEIARLICAQWGEEYEQAFSEGKTELEWVKEIYADAVQKAEGMGVAMPKFEEFWQKGYVKFDQVDEKKRYFTNYADFRADPEKNALKTPSGKIELYSEAVEKLGYPDCPPHATWMEPFEWLGGDVSKYPIAISGAHSKFRLHSQLNSSLIRNYAEIANREPALISPATAKARGIKTGDVVRIYNDRGEILCGALVSDTAQDNVVIVSEGAWYDPAVWGERSLCKHGNINVLTKDVPSSQLSQSNTAHTSMVQIEKFKGELPSVTAFDRPATIEA, from the coding sequence ATGAAAAGACGAGATTTTCTAAAACTAGGCGCGCTAGCTGCGGCTTCAGCGCAGGCAAAGCAATTTAACGCGGCGGCGCAGGCGATATTTGACGAGCAGATGGGGCTTTGCGCGAATAAATTCGGCGCGTTTTACGTCCAAACCATCGGCGGCAGGGTCGTTGGTACTGAGCCATTCGAGGGCGATGCGATGCCTACGGTGCTAAACAACGCCCTAAGCGATCACATCCAAAACGAAACGCGCGTGAAATACCCCTACGTGCGCAAAAGCTTCCTGGCTAGTCCTGCAGATCCAAAGCCGCAGCTTCGCGGTAAAGAGCCCTTCGTGCGCGTTAGCTGGGACAAGGCGATAAAGCTAAGCGCTAAAATTTTAAAAGAAAACTTCGACAAATACGGCTCGGAGGCCATTTACGGGCAGCTTTATCAGTGGGGTAGCCTCGGCAAGGTCGGTCACTCGCAGCGCACCGCAAAGCGCATGCTAAACGCGCTAGGAGGCTACGTGAGCGAGCTTGGCGGCTACTCATACGGCGCGGCGACGGCTTTTTTGCCTCATGTGACGGGCTCGATCGATCCGACGCATAATCCTACGCGCTGGGAGGGCGTGGTAAAGGAGGCCAAAACGATCGTATTTTGGGGCACGAATCCCGTCGTCTCAAACAAGATCGCTATAGGCGTGCCGATGCACAACTCCTACGCCTACTACGATATTATGAAGGATAAATTTAAAAAAGGCGAGATGAAAATTTACAGCGTGGACGTCTACCGCAACGAAACGGCGGAATATTTCGGCGCGGATTATCTTGCCGTGCGCCCTTGCACCGATACGGCGATGCTGATCGGGCTTTGCGAATATCTTTACGAAAACGGGCTTTACGACAAGGAATTTATCGAGCGCTACACGGTCGGGTTCGATAAATTTAAAGAGTATTTCACCGGCGCGAAAGACGGCGTGAAAAAGGATCTAAAATGGGCGAGCAAAATTTGCGGCGTGAGCGAAAAGGAGCTAAAAGAGCTAGCGGGTACGCTAGCTAAAAAAGACACGCTCATAGTTACAGGCTACGCGATACAGCGTCAGCACCACGGCGAGATGGCGTACTGGGCGCTCATCGCGCTAGCAGCGATGCTAGGCGATATCGGCAAGACGGGGCGCGGATACGTGATGAACGATCAGATGCATAAAAACGCCGACATTAGCTTCATCGCGCCAAAGCTTCAGGCATTTAATCCCGCGGTAAACGAAAAATACATCGCCCCGCAGGGTAAGCTAGCTAAGGCTAAATACCACGAGATACCAAACAGCAGGCTCATAGACGCGATCATGGAGCCGGGCAAAGAAATCGAGCGCAACGGCAAAAAGTACGTCATGCCGCACATCCGCGTGATGTTTAACGCCAACGGCTCGACCTTCACTCGCCACCCCGACACCAACCGCGCGGTCGAGGCGATGCGCAAGATCGAAGCGATCATCACCACAGAGCCGTTTTGGACGAGTACGGCAAGACTTAGCGACATCGTACTGCCGTCGGCTCTTGAGTGCGAGCGCACGGACATAGAGTTTGCAAACTCCACTAGCGAGTACCTTTTTGCGATTAAGCCGCTAGTAAAGCCCGCAGGCGAGAGTAAGAGCGACTTTGAGATAGCGCGGCTCATCTGCGCGCAGTGGGGCGAGGAGTACGAACAGGCCTTTAGCGAGGGCAAAACGGAGCTTGAGTGGGTGAAGGAAATCTACGCCGATGCAGTTCAAAAGGCTGAAGGCATGGGCGTAGCGATGCCTAAATTTGAGGAGTTTTGGCAAAAGGGCTACGTCAAATTTGATCAAGTAGACGAGAAAAAACGGTATTTCACAAACTACGCGGACTTCCGCGCTGATCCAGAGAAAAACGCGCTAAAAACTCCATCGGGCAAGATCGAGCTCTACTCTGAGGCGGTCGAAAAGCTAGGCTATCCCGACTGCCCGCCGCACGCGACGTGGATGGAACCGTTTGAGTGGCTGGGCGGCGACGTGAGCAAGTACCCTATCGCCATCAGCGGCGCGCACTCTAAATTTAGGCTCCACTCGCAGCTAAACAGCTCGCTCATCCGCAACTACGCCGAGATCGCAAACCGCGAACCTGCGCTAATTAGCCCCGCCACGGCAAAGGCGCGCGGCATAAAAACTGGCGACGTGGTGAGGATATACAACGACCGAGGCGAGATCCTCTGCGGCGCGCTGGTAAGCGATACCGCGCAAGATAACGTCGTGATCGTGAGCGAGGGCGCATGGTACGATCCGGCCGTCTGGGGCGAGCGCAGCCTATGCAAACACGGCAACATAAACGTGCTAACCAAGGACGTGCCTAGCTCCCAGCTATCGCAAAGCAACACCGCGCACACGAGCATGGTGCAGATCGAGAAATTTAAAGGCGAACTGCCGAGCGTAACGGCGTTTGATAGGCCTGCGACGATAGAGGCTTAG